The Leadbettera azotonutricia ZAS-9 genome has a window encoding:
- the trxA gene encoding thioredoxin produces the protein MAEHVTITNANFDSEVLKSPIPVLLDFWASWCGPCRMIAPSIEQLAQEYDGRLKVGKVNVDEEADLASKHGIVSIPTLAIYQGGKIMVQQAGALPKPDIENLFKDFVQA, from the coding sequence ATGGCTGAACATGTTACCATAACAAACGCTAATTTCGATTCCGAGGTGCTCAAGTCGCCTATTCCGGTTCTTCTGGATTTCTGGGCCTCCTGGTGCGGCCCCTGCAGGATGATAGCCCCATCCATCGAGCAGCTTGCCCAGGAGTACGACGGCCGCCTCAAGGTGGGCAAGGTCAATGTGGACGAAGAAGCGGACCTTGCGTCCAAACACGGCATAGTGTCCATACCTACCCTGGCGATTTACCAGGGCGGCAAGATCATGGTGCAACAGGCAGGCGCCCTGCCCAAGCCGGACATTGAGAATCTTTTCAAGGACTTTGTCCAAGCTTAA
- a CDS encoding type II toxin-antitoxin system VapC family toxin has translation MDSRGQGKMIAVIDVSSAAQILLQTPKKEKFETALRKAKLILSPDLYVSELSNTLWKFCTKKIYSEAECLRFVEDGLGYIDSFTDSKELWKEAFGEAVKNKHPVYDMLYAVLARRNDGILITNDGDLAKICEKLSIKYCF, from the coding sequence ATGGATTCGCGAGGACAGGGAAAGATGATTGCGGTTATTGATGTAAGCAGCGCCGCTCAAATACTGCTTCAAACTCCAAAAAAGGAAAAATTTGAAACAGCCCTGCGGAAAGCCAAATTGATCTTATCGCCCGATCTCTATGTATCAGAACTATCAAATACTTTATGGAAGTTTTGTACCAAAAAAATATATTCAGAGGCGGAATGTTTGCGCTTTGTTGAAGACGGCCTGGGCTATATCGACAGTTTTACCGATTCAAAAGAGCTTTGGAAGGAAGCCTTTGGAGAGGCCGTGAAAAACAAACACCCGGTTTACGATATGCTTTATGCGGTACTGGCCCGCAGGAACGACGGCATATTGATAACCAATGACGGGGATTTGGCAAAAATTTGTGAAAAACTGAGCATAAAGTATTGTTTTTAG
- a CDS encoding MarC family protein, with protein sequence MLSAFLPVFLAMFIVIDPIGLVPLYIGLTSHIPEIQRKTIIRKAIIISFGVLAVFILLGKWLLALLGVDPGAFYIAGGVMLFIISLDMLFGRPSKSKVSERESGPESADEGVSIAVFPLAIPMLAGPGSITTIILYTGSKDSVPPFLMMAMLFVSLVVIFCIVWLILRASDYIHRLLGETGISVVERIMGLLLSGMSVQFVYDGIVKLGFLRGIAG encoded by the coding sequence ATGCTTTCCGCCTTTCTGCCTGTTTTTTTGGCCATGTTCATTGTGATAGATCCTATAGGACTCGTGCCCCTCTACATAGGATTGACTTCCCATATACCCGAGATCCAGCGGAAGACGATAATCCGCAAGGCCATCATTATATCCTTTGGAGTGCTGGCGGTTTTTATCCTCCTTGGGAAATGGCTGCTTGCGCTCCTGGGCGTCGATCCCGGGGCATTTTACATTGCCGGCGGTGTCATGCTTTTCATAATCTCCCTGGATATGCTTTTTGGCAGGCCCTCGAAATCCAAGGTCTCCGAGCGCGAGTCAGGCCCTGAAAGCGCCGACGAGGGGGTTTCTATCGCCGTGTTCCCTCTGGCGATCCCCATGCTGGCAGGCCCTGGTTCCATTACTACGATTATCCTCTATACCGGCAGCAAAGACAGCGTCCCGCCATTTTTGATGATGGCCATGCTCTTTGTCTCGCTTGTCGTGATTTTTTGCATAGTTTGGCTTATCCTCAGGGCCTCCGATTATATACACCGCCTTTTGGGCGAAACAGGAATTTCAGTGGTTGAACGCATCATGGGCCTCCTCCTTTCGGGCATGTCGGTCCAGTTTGTGTATGACGGCATAGTGAAGCTCGGCTTCCTTCGGGGGATTGCAGGATGA
- a CDS encoding peptidase U32 family protein — MMAQNNDTMKAELLAPAGSPEALDAAIGEGADAVYLGLKNFNARLRSANFAYSQFEGCLKALHRMGRKIYVTVNTVFEQREADRLYQLLKYLNSLGPDGILVQDFGVIAMVRDNFPALKLHASTQMNIASARGVNLLSRYGFSRAVLARELSLDEIRGIRSNTNMELEIFVHGALCMSVSGLCLFSSYLGGKSANRGMCTQACRRFYRKDGENGQASSGGPGSEGYFFSPADLELIGHIPSLVDAGVNSFKIEGRMKSAEYVGAVVSAYRLVLDSIGSGREEEAIKEARGILQNDFARAKTAYLIGGLENRSNGTDSDSIAANFFDWLNPDQSGGTGIPLGRLLKTKGEGETNWGLIAAGPLLPQAGDSVRLHKADDSGRASHKVQDVESEGAEGCWITIPEGFGAGDSVYLIQTKAMNRRYTPVIPHNLDNFKRSPGRDTAPLPQLRPFKNPGRANRGKARPDFPEGLYVQVSRLEDLYIVQANRPVKAMVNYHHRLLSRLLGNQKQPLPFVPKDIIIVLDPFFPQAKEAELAEDVAALMNKGYCCFVANNPGHFSLFRESGAALISGPWLYVFNQWAYGFINSNGADYFISPLENNRQNLERTFPREGSSPGRRALAFITVYSKPSLFRIRADLGSAYKSGKSWGKSLGKFSGGQDESFVLDTQPEGSLVFPQKPFYIADKIPFLREAGFSRFILDLGGGISSNSLKKNEYKDLVNTVANAVPLKGSGRFNWKDGFFRVEESPRTGGNS; from the coding sequence ATGATGGCTCAAAACAACGATACAATGAAAGCAGAACTCCTGGCTCCCGCAGGCAGCCCCGAAGCCCTGGACGCTGCCATTGGCGAAGGCGCCGACGCGGTCTACCTGGGGCTCAAGAATTTCAATGCCCGCCTGAGGAGCGCCAATTTCGCGTACTCCCAGTTCGAAGGCTGCCTTAAAGCCCTGCACCGCATGGGCCGCAAGATCTACGTTACGGTGAACACGGTCTTTGAACAGCGCGAAGCCGACAGGCTCTACCAGCTGTTGAAATACCTTAACAGCCTGGGGCCCGACGGAATTTTGGTGCAGGACTTTGGGGTTATTGCCATGGTAAGGGATAATTTCCCCGCGCTAAAACTGCATGCCTCGACCCAGATGAACATAGCCTCCGCCCGTGGGGTGAACCTCCTCTCTCGCTACGGTTTTTCCCGGGCTGTGCTTGCCCGTGAACTTAGCCTCGACGAGATACGGGGTATACGCAGCAATACCAACATGGAGCTTGAGATCTTTGTCCACGGCGCCCTCTGCATGAGCGTTTCGGGCCTCTGCCTCTTTTCAAGCTACCTGGGGGGCAAGTCGGCCAACCGGGGCATGTGCACCCAGGCGTGCCGCCGTTTTTACCGCAAAGACGGCGAAAATGGCCAGGCGTCGAGCGGCGGTCCCGGTTCAGAGGGCTATTTTTTCAGCCCTGCCGATCTTGAACTTATAGGGCATATCCCCTCCCTTGTTGATGCCGGGGTCAATTCCTTCAAGATAGAAGGCCGCATGAAAAGCGCCGAATATGTGGGCGCTGTGGTTTCAGCCTACCGTCTGGTTCTGGACAGCATTGGCTCGGGCAGGGAAGAGGAAGCCATAAAAGAAGCCCGTGGCATACTCCAGAATGATTTTGCCCGAGCAAAGACCGCGTACCTTATTGGCGGACTTGAGAATCGCAGTAATGGTACTGATTCTGACAGTATTGCTGCTAATTTCTTCGACTGGCTCAACCCTGATCAGAGCGGCGGCACCGGCATACCTTTGGGCAGGCTTCTTAAAACAAAGGGCGAGGGCGAAACAAATTGGGGCCTCATTGCCGCAGGCCCTCTGCTCCCCCAGGCGGGCGATTCGGTGAGGCTCCATAAAGCCGACGATTCGGGCAGGGCGTCGCATAAAGTGCAGGATGTTGAAAGCGAGGGGGCCGAGGGCTGCTGGATTACCATTCCCGAAGGTTTCGGAGCAGGCGATTCGGTGTACCTCATACAGACCAAGGCCATGAACAGGCGTTATACCCCGGTGATACCCCACAATCTGGATAATTTTAAGCGCAGCCCCGGCAGGGACACCGCGCCGCTTCCGCAGCTAAGGCCCTTTAAAAACCCCGGCAGGGCAAACAGGGGCAAGGCAAGGCCGGACTTCCCCGAGGGGCTTTACGTGCAGGTGTCCAGGCTTGAGGATCTTTACATCGTCCAGGCAAACAGGCCGGTCAAGGCAATGGTGAATTACCATCACCGGCTGCTCTCCCGTTTATTGGGGAATCAGAAGCAGCCCCTTCCCTTTGTGCCGAAGGACATCATCATCGTCCTTGATCCCTTCTTCCCCCAGGCCAAAGAGGCGGAACTTGCCGAAGACGTGGCAGCCCTTATGAACAAGGGCTATTGTTGCTTTGTGGCAAACAATCCGGGGCATTTTTCGCTGTTCCGGGAATCCGGAGCGGCCCTCATATCCGGCCCCTGGCTTTACGTGTTTAACCAGTGGGCTTATGGGTTTATCAATTCCAACGGCGCAGACTATTTTATCTCCCCCCTGGAGAACAACCGCCAGAACCTTGAGCGCACTTTCCCCAGGGAAGGTTCATCGCCCGGCAGGCGGGCTTTGGCTTTTATCACGGTTTACTCAAAGCCCAGCCTTTTCCGCATCAGGGCCGATTTGGGAAGCGCTTACAAATCGGGTAAATCCTGGGGTAAATCCCTTGGAAAATTCTCGGGCGGCCAGGACGAATCCTTTGTGCTCGATACCCAGCCCGAAGGCTCCCTTGTTTTCCCGCAAAAGCCTTTCTATATTGCCGATAAAATTCCTTTCCTCAGGGAAGCGGGCTTTAGCCGTTTTATTTTGGATCTTGGCGGTGGGATTTCCTCAAATTCGCTTAAAAAGAATGAATACAAGGATCTTGTTAACACGGTTGCCAATGCTGTCCCTTTAAAAGGTTCGGGGCGCTTCAACTGGAAGGATGGGTTTTTCAGGGTGGAGGAAAGCCCCAGGACCGGCGGCAATTCGTAA
- a CDS encoding single-stranded DNA-binding protein produces MNNLNSILIEGNLVRDPLYRTTAKGTALCTFTVASNRYFKQDTGTEKEVGFFDVETWAKTAEHSYNLGKKGRGVRVVGRLKQDHWTSADGQYHSKVSIVAEHVEFRPEFKKDAVPGDSMTDEALAEMPSSSIAENDEAEEETAPVEEFEAVAF; encoded by the coding sequence ATGAATAACCTTAACTCCATCCTGATCGAAGGCAACCTGGTACGGGATCCCCTGTACCGCACCACTGCCAAGGGCACAGCCCTTTGCACCTTCACTGTAGCGTCCAACCGCTACTTCAAGCAGGACACTGGAACGGAAAAGGAAGTGGGATTTTTCGACGTGGAAACCTGGGCCAAGACTGCCGAGCACAGCTACAACCTGGGCAAAAAGGGCCGCGGCGTCCGCGTGGTCGGCCGCCTCAAGCAGGACCACTGGACCAGCGCCGACGGTCAGTACCATTCCAAAGTTTCCATCGTGGCTGAGCACGTGGAATTCCGCCCCGAATTCAAGAAGGACGCCGTCCCCGGGGATTCCATGACCGACGAAGCCCTGGCAGAAATGCCCTCAAGCTCCATTGCCGAAAACGATGAAGCCGAAGAAGAAACCGCCCCTGTCGAAGAATTCGAGGCAGTTGCCTTTTGA
- a CDS encoding cation diffusion facilitator family transporter — MDSGNINRKARIIQAASITALVGNAFLAAVKIFLGFKSGSFAVVGDGIDSSVDVLIAIMTLVVARVISRPADEDHPWGHGRAETLATAVLGGLLFFAGAQLVLNSAMNLFQGTELKVPSALALIATLISIAGKTLLAWSQHLFGKRADSPMLKANAKNMASDVILSGGVLVGLGLSLLLNLESADSIMAILVGLWVIKSAVGIFMEVNVELMDGATGTGSYQAVFDAVRSVEGAGNPHRARMRRIAGLWDIDLDIEVKPNMTVLEAHWIAHRVEEAIKERVEGVYDIMVHIEPAGNLEDEGYGLTENSEAEEGK, encoded by the coding sequence ATGGATTCGGGGAATATCAACCGCAAGGCCCGCATTATTCAGGCTGCCTCCATTACCGCCCTTGTGGGCAATGCATTCCTGGCAGCCGTCAAAATCTTCCTGGGCTTTAAGTCGGGAAGCTTTGCGGTAGTGGGCGACGGCATCGACTCGTCAGTGGACGTGCTCATCGCCATCATGACCCTCGTGGTCGCCCGGGTGATTTCCCGCCCTGCGGATGAAGATCACCCCTGGGGCCACGGCAGAGCGGAGACCCTGGCAACCGCGGTCCTTGGGGGCCTCCTCTTCTTTGCAGGCGCCCAGCTCGTCCTCAATTCGGCTATGAACCTTTTCCAGGGCACGGAACTCAAAGTCCCCTCTGCCCTTGCCCTGATTGCGACCCTGATTTCCATTGCAGGCAAAACCCTCCTCGCCTGGAGCCAGCACCTCTTCGGGAAAAGAGCCGATTCCCCCATGCTCAAAGCCAATGCCAAGAACATGGCTTCCGATGTGATACTCTCGGGCGGCGTCCTTGTCGGCCTGGGCCTTTCCCTCCTGCTGAACCTTGAATCCGCCGACTCCATCATGGCAATACTCGTAGGGCTTTGGGTAATCAAGTCCGCAGTGGGCATCTTCATGGAAGTCAATGTCGAACTCATGGACGGTGCCACAGGGACCGGCTCCTATCAGGCAGTCTTTGACGCAGTCCGCTCAGTGGAAGGCGCCGGAAACCCCCACCGCGCCCGGATGCGGCGCATTGCCGGCCTTTGGGACATCGACCTGGATATTGAAGTAAAGCCCAACATGACCGTCCTGGAGGCCCACTGGATAGCCCACCGGGTGGAAGAAGCCATCAAGGAACGGGTCGAAGGGGTCTACGACATTATGGTGCACATAGAACCGGCGGGCAACCTGGAAGACGAAGGATACGGCCTTACGGAAAACAGCGAAGCCGAGGAGGGCAAATAG
- the coaE gene encoding dephospho-CoA kinase (Dephospho-CoA kinase (CoaE) performs the final step in coenzyme A biosynthesis.), which yields MILGLTGTYCAGKNYVASLLEKRGLPVLDVDKLGHKAIEAEGEVILNRFGREILGEDGAIDRRLLGARVFGRPTELASLEAIVHPAANRMTQEWIQAQGGKPCVINAALLHRSAAYKDLDLVMLVDAPWLTRLFRAKKRDRLPFRVLAERFKSQKDFASQYFSKNSDIYRVENRGYFSFGSQERERKLERRIDEILSPLGLSRC from the coding sequence ATGATTTTAGGTCTTACCGGAACGTACTGCGCGGGCAAAAACTATGTCGCTTCTCTTCTTGAAAAGCGGGGCCTTCCTGTGCTGGACGTGGATAAGCTGGGGCACAAAGCCATCGAGGCCGAGGGGGAAGTCATACTCAATCGTTTCGGCAGGGAGATACTGGGCGAGGACGGGGCAATAGACCGGAGGCTTTTGGGGGCGCGGGTTTTTGGGAGGCCCACCGAGCTTGCCTCCCTCGAAGCCATAGTGCACCCTGCGGCTAACCGCATGACCCAGGAGTGGATTCAGGCCCAGGGCGGCAAGCCCTGCGTGATCAACGCCGCCCTGCTGCACCGCTCCGCAGCCTACAAGGATCTGGATCTGGTGATGCTTGTGGATGCCCCCTGGCTTACGCGGCTTTTTCGGGCAAAGAAGAGGGATCGTCTGCCTTTTAGGGTGCTTGCCGAACGTTTTAAGAGCCAAAAAGATTTCGCCTCTCAATATTTTTCCAAAAACTCCGATATATACAGAGTAGAGAACCGGGGATACTTCAGTTTTGGTTCCCAAGAAAGGGAGAGGAAGCTGGAACGCCGGATTGACGAAATTCTTTCCCCTTTGGGGCTAAGCAGGTGTTAA
- a CDS encoding SPOR domain-containing protein, whose amino-acid sequence MERKKLLLIAISVGVFFVIAIGAAIIAFGPKTSGPAVAAAPIPAGVQGIYQPPVGSIQPASVDPSGLVRDGIQGIQTPPEGTTAQGSDYYINGTAPKVEITVEPKSAAGVPDTAPSGRAATPVRSSPPKPAAAAPKPAASKPAAPKAAAPAARPVAQTRTYDDYWVQAGSFTAKGHAEGVKETLAAKGITSIIENRDVSGTTYFRVRVGPYTSQSEADYWLSLIKSIDGFESSQVWQSQSKR is encoded by the coding sequence ATGGAACGGAAAAAATTATTGCTCATTGCCATTTCGGTAGGTGTTTTCTTCGTAATCGCCATAGGGGCAGCCATCATAGCCTTTGGCCCCAAAACGTCCGGTCCTGCTGTTGCGGCTGCCCCCATCCCCGCAGGCGTCCAGGGGATATATCAGCCGCCTGTCGGTTCCATACAGCCCGCTTCGGTTGATCCTTCAGGCTTGGTCCGCGATGGCATCCAGGGCATCCAGACCCCTCCGGAGGGCACAACTGCCCAGGGGTCCGACTATTACATCAACGGCACTGCCCCCAAGGTGGAGATCACTGTCGAGCCGAAATCTGCTGCCGGCGTCCCCGACACAGCGCCTTCCGGCAGGGCCGCTACCCCTGTCCGCAGTTCTCCGCCCAAGCCTGCGGCAGCCGCTCCCAAGCCGGCAGCATCCAAGCCTGCTGCGCCCAAAGCAGCAGCCCCCGCTGCAAGGCCCGTTGCCCAAACCAGGACTTACGATGATTACTGGGTGCAGGCAGGTTCATTCACTGCCAAGGGCCATGCCGAAGGGGTTAAAGAGACTCTCGCAGCAAAAGGCATAACTTCCATTATTGAAAACCGCGATGTGAGCGGCACTACCTATTTCCGCGTGAGGGTTGGGCCTTATACTTCCCAAAGCGAGGCTGATTATTGGCTTTCCCTTATCAAGTCCATCGACGGGTTTGAGTCAAGCCAGGTTTGGCAGAGCCAGTCGAAGCGTTAA
- a CDS encoding ATP-binding protein codes for MRKIVGSNQELCVGCNRCIRECPIEMANLTYKDEQGNIKVKVDHNHCIACGACIAVCKHNARHYEDDTEAFFNDLEAGVPITLIAAPSIKTNFPAWPQVLAYFRSKGVKKIYDVSMGADICVWALLRYIERENPGPLITQPCPAIVSYCEIHRPSLLKNLAPLHSPMGCLAVYLKEYEKIEGKIAAISPCISKANEFEDIGIIDYNITYAKLEEYFEYFRISMPTEESGFDHHESGLGAVFPAPGGLKENLELFLGKSVRVDKSEGSTVYQDLDSYAETPEEYRPRIFDVLNCMEGCNIGSGCVKNKNIFHIQSDMNKARQLALEKPNSDFVKNLFDHYDKVFDLQKFKRKYTRPQAYVPEISEREIRLAFALLDKDTWEKQNFNCGACGSNSCREMARKIALHINIPVNCIVNSRDNMEREHQKNLDLYKRNVIYLELVHRIGEYLISVNQDEFQDTVLDVLQDLSITLNSRGVRLWKYFEQDGKGYFQRLYSWPEGNLKEIVPESILSWASLLKAGKNVTRKISEMNQAETEYYGKDSINSIMSAPLSIRGEYWGFISLNSDTERGFSEEDVSVLTACGILIVSSVIERDVTEKLILAREAALAGTRAKSDFLSRMSHEIRTPMNAIIGMTKIAEASNDMEKLRYCLSIIQSSSNHLLGLINDILDMSKIEAGKLELDSAPFNLERMIAKIFSFIGEKAGQKSIKLGLDLAKGIPVRFIGDELRLSQVITNLLSNAVKFTPDGGTINVEAHEIGRKDGVSVLRFSVSDTGIGLTAEQISRLFTAFEQADKNITQRFGGTGLGLTISKSVVEKMNGKIWVESEMGKGSNFIFNVELQRDDAASAESATASISSNEIPDFSNFKLLLAEDIEINREIFISLLEPTGIAIDTAENGRIALNKFKHDPDKYNIIIMDLQMPEMNGLEATRAIRESGTQIPIVAMTANAFKEDVEQCLAAGMNDHLMKPIDLNAVIEKIGKYCGAKNP; via the coding sequence ATGAGAAAGATCGTAGGCTCCAACCAGGAATTGTGCGTTGGATGCAACAGATGCATACGTGAATGTCCCATAGAAATGGCCAATCTCACCTACAAGGATGAGCAGGGCAATATAAAAGTCAAGGTCGATCACAACCACTGCATAGCTTGTGGGGCCTGCATCGCGGTCTGCAAGCACAATGCCCGCCATTATGAGGATGACACCGAGGCATTCTTCAATGACCTCGAAGCGGGCGTTCCCATCACCCTTATTGCGGCTCCGTCCATCAAAACGAACTTTCCTGCCTGGCCCCAGGTGCTGGCTTATTTCAGATCCAAAGGGGTTAAGAAGATATACGATGTCTCCATGGGTGCGGACATCTGCGTTTGGGCGCTGCTGCGCTATATCGAAAGGGAAAACCCCGGCCCCCTCATCACCCAGCCCTGTCCTGCCATAGTTTCTTACTGCGAGATACACCGGCCTTCGCTCCTGAAAAACCTGGCGCCTCTCCATAGCCCCATGGGCTGCCTTGCGGTTTACCTCAAGGAATATGAAAAAATCGAGGGGAAGATAGCTGCCATCTCGCCCTGCATTTCCAAGGCCAATGAGTTTGAAGACATAGGCATCATCGATTACAACATCACCTATGCCAAGCTTGAGGAATATTTTGAATATTTCCGGATCAGTATGCCGACGGAAGAAAGCGGCTTTGATCATCACGAGAGCGGGCTTGGAGCAGTGTTCCCCGCGCCGGGGGGGCTTAAAGAAAACCTCGAACTCTTCCTGGGCAAGAGCGTCAGGGTTGATAAGTCCGAGGGCTCAACGGTGTATCAGGATTTGGACAGCTATGCTGAAACGCCGGAAGAATACAGGCCCCGCATTTTCGATGTGCTCAACTGCATGGAAGGCTGCAATATAGGATCGGGCTGTGTCAAAAACAAAAACATTTTCCATATACAGAGCGACATGAACAAGGCACGCCAGCTGGCCCTGGAAAAGCCAAACTCCGATTTTGTAAAAAATCTTTTTGATCACTACGACAAGGTTTTCGATCTCCAAAAATTCAAGAGAAAATATACTCGGCCCCAGGCGTATGTGCCTGAAATTTCGGAAAGAGAAATACGGCTGGCTTTTGCCCTTCTGGACAAGGATACCTGGGAAAAGCAGAATTTTAACTGCGGCGCCTGCGGTTCCAATTCGTGCAGGGAAATGGCGCGGAAAATCGCGCTGCATATCAACATACCTGTTAATTGCATTGTCAATTCCCGGGACAATATGGAAAGGGAGCATCAGAAGAACCTGGATCTCTATAAACGCAATGTAATTTATTTGGAACTGGTTCACCGCATCGGCGAATATTTGATTTCTGTCAATCAGGACGAATTCCAGGATACAGTTTTGGACGTATTGCAGGATCTCAGTATTACGCTTAATAGCCGGGGAGTACGGCTCTGGAAATACTTTGAGCAGGATGGCAAAGGTTATTTTCAGAGGCTTTACAGCTGGCCCGAGGGCAATTTAAAAGAAATAGTGCCCGAGTCCATACTGAGCTGGGCATCCTTGCTAAAAGCGGGCAAGAATGTGACGCGCAAAATTTCTGAAATGAACCAGGCGGAAACTGAGTATTATGGCAAAGACAGCATAAATTCCATCATGTCCGCCCCCCTTTCCATACGGGGCGAGTACTGGGGCTTCATTTCCCTTAATTCCGACACGGAGCGGGGCTTTTCGGAGGAAGATGTTTCGGTCCTCACTGCCTGCGGCATACTTATCGTGTCCAGCGTCATCGAAAGGGATGTGACAGAAAAATTGATATTAGCCAGGGAAGCCGCCCTGGCTGGCACCCGCGCAAAGAGCGACTTCCTCTCCCGCATGAGCCACGAAATCCGTACCCCCATGAACGCCATTATCGGCATGACCAAAATCGCGGAAGCTTCGAACGATATGGAAAAATTGCGTTACTGCCTTTCTATCATACAGTCCTCGTCCAACCACCTTCTGGGCCTTATCAACGATATACTGGATATGTCAAAAATCGAGGCAGGAAAACTGGAACTTGACAGTGCCCCCTTTAATTTGGAAAGGATGATTGCAAAAATATTCAGCTTTATCGGTGAGAAAGCAGGCCAAAAAAGCATAAAACTGGGCCTTGATTTGGCAAAAGGCATACCTGTAAGGTTCATAGGCGATGAACTCCGCCTTTCCCAGGTTATCACCAATCTGCTATCGAACGCCGTGAAATTCACCCCCGATGGCGGAACCATAAATGTGGAAGCCCATGAAATCGGAAGGAAGGATGGTGTTTCGGTCCTCCGCTTTAGTGTCAGCGACACGGGCATCGGCCTGACCGCCGAACAAATCTCCCGCCTCTTTACCGCCTTTGAGCAGGCTGACAAAAATATCACCCAGCGTTTCGGCGGCACGGGCCTGGGCCTTACCATCTCAAAGAGCGTGGTAGAAAAAATGAATGGCAAAATATGGGTCGAATCTGAAATGGGCAAAGGCTCAAATTTTATTTTCAATGTGGAGCTTCAAAGGGACGATGCAGCCTCGGCGGAATCTGCTACAGCGAGTATAAGCTCAAACGAGATACCCGACTTCTCGAATTTCAAACTCCTCCTTGCGGAAGATATTGAAATTAACCGGGAAATTTTTATTTCCCTCCTTGAGCCCACGGGCATTGCCATAGATACTGCGGAAAATGGCAGAATCGCGCTTAATAAATTTAAGCATGACCCTGATAAATACAATATCATTATAATGGATTTGCAGATGCCCGAAATGAACGGGCTCGAAGCGACCAGGGCGATACGGGAATCAGGGACTCAAATACCCATTGTTGCAATGACAGCCAATGCGTTCAAAGAAGATGTGGAACAGTGCCTGGCTGCGGGGATGAACGATCATCTCATGAAGCCGATTGATCTCAACGCGGTGATAGAAAAGATAGGAAAATATTGCGGGGCCAAGAATCCTTAA